The following proteins are encoded in a genomic region of Jaculus jaculus isolate mJacJac1 chromosome 13, mJacJac1.mat.Y.cur, whole genome shotgun sequence:
- the Cdc23 gene encoding cell division cycle protein 23 homolog, whose translation MAASTSVVPVAVAAAVVPSVATTVDFSDLREIKKQLLLIAGLTRERGLLHSSKWSAELAFSLPALPLAELQPPPPVTEEDAQDMDAYTLAKAYFDVKEYDRAAHFLHGCNSKKAYFLYMYSRYLSGEKKKDDETVDSLGPLEKGQVKNEALRELRVELSKKHQARELDGFGLYLYGVVLRKLDLVKEAIDVFVEATHVLPLHWGAWLELCNLITDKEMLKFLSLPDTWMKEFFLAHIYTELQLIEEALQKYQHLVDVGFSKSSYIVSQIAVAYHNIRDIDKALSIFNELRKQDPYRIENMDTFSNLLYVRSMKSELSYLAHNLCEIDKYRVETCCVIGNYYSLRSQHEKAALYFQRALKLNPRYLGAWTLMGHEYMEMKNTSAAIQAYRHAIEVNKRDYRAWYGLGQTYEILKMPFYCLYYYRRAHQLRPNDSRMLVALGECYEKLNQLVEAKKCYWRAYAVGDVEKMALVKLAKLHEQLTESEQAAQCYIKYIQDIYSCGEIVEHLEESTAFRYLAQYYFKCKLWDEASTCAQKCCAFNDTREEGKALLRQILQLRNQGETSTSEMPAPFFLPTSLSANNTPTRRVSPLNLSSVTP comes from the exons ATGGCTGCCAGCACCTCCGTCGTCCCCGTGGCAGTGGCCGCGGCCGTAGTCCCCAGCGTGGCCACTACCGTAGATTTCTCGGATTTACGGGAGATTAAAAAGCAGCTGCTGTTGATCGCGGGTCTCACCCGGGAGCGGGGCCTGCTGCACAGCAGCaaatg GTCCGCCGAGCTGGCCTTCTCGCTCCCCGCGCTGCCCCTGGCCGAGCTGCAGCCGCCGCCACCCGTGACCGAG GAGGATGCCCAAGACATGGATGCTTATACCTTGGCCAAGGCCTACTTTGATGTTAAAGAGTACGATCGCGCAGCACACTTTCTGCATGGCTGCAACAGCAAGAAAGCCTATTTCCTATATATGTATTCGAGATACCTG tctggagagaaaaagaaggatgaTGAAACAGTTGATAGCCTag GCCCCCTAGAGAAAGGGCAGGTGAAAAATGAGGCTCTTAGAGAACTGAGAGTGGAACTCAGCAAAAAGCATCAGGCTCGGGAACTTGATGGATTTGGCCTTTATCT GTATGGTGTGGTGCTTCGAAAACTGGACTTGGTGAAGGAGGCCATTGATGTGTTTGTTGAGGCTACTCATGTTTTGCCTTTGCATTGGGGAGCTTGGTTGGAACTCTGTAACCTGATCACAGACAAAGAGATG CTGAAGTTCCTGTCTTTGCCAGACACCTGGATGAAAGAGTTTTTCCTGGCTCATATCTACACGGAGCTGCAGCTGATTGAGGAGGCCCTGCAGAAGTACCAGCACCTCGTTGATGTGGGCTTCTCAAAGAGCTCCTATATTGTGTCCCAGATTGCTGTTGCCTATCACAACATCAGAG ATATTGACAAAGccctttctatttttaatgagCTGCGGAAACAAGATCCTTACAGGATTGAAAATATGGACACTTTCTCCAACCTTCTTTATGTCAGG agCATGAAATCTGAATTGAGTTATCTGGCTCATAACCTCTGTGAAATTGATAAATACCGTGTTGAAACATGCTGTGTAATTG GCAATTATTATAGCTTGCGCTCACAGCATGAGAAAGCAGCTTTATATTTCCAGCGAGCCCTGAAGTTGAATCCCCGGTACCTTGGGGCCTGGACGCTGATGGGGCATGAGTACATGGAAATGAAAAACACGTCCGCTGCAATCCAGGCATACCG aCATGCCATTGAGGTCAACAAGAGGGACTATAGAGCTTGGTATGGCCTTGGGCAGACCTATGAAATTCTTAAGATGCCATTTTACTGTCTTTATTATTACAGGAGGGCCCACCAGCTTCG GCCCAATGATTCTCGTATGCTGGTTGCATTAGGAGAATGTTATGAGAAACTCAATCAGTTAGTGGAAGCTAAAAAG TGTTACTGGAGAGCTTATGCTGTGGGAGATGTGGAGAAAATGGCTCTTGTGAAGCTGGCGAA GCTTCATGAACAGTTGACTGAGTCAGAACAGGCTGCCCAGTGTTACATCAAATATATCCAAGATATCTATTCCTGTGGG GAAATAGTGGAACACTTGGAGGAAAGCACTGCCTTCCGCTACCTGGCCCAGTACTATTTTAAGTGCAAGCTGTGGGACGAGGCTTCAACTTGTGCCCAGAAGTGTTGTGCTTTCAACGAT ACTCGGGAAGAAGGTAAGGCCTTGCTCCGGCAAATTCTACAGCTGCGGAACCAAGGCGAGACATCCACATCGGAGATGCCTGCTCCCTTTTTCCTCCCCACATCACTGTCTGCAAACAATACTCCTACACGCAGAGTTTCGCCACTCAACTTGTCTTCAGTAACACCATAG